In Aegilops tauschii subsp. strangulata cultivar AL8/78 chromosome 3, Aet v6.0, whole genome shotgun sequence, one genomic interval encodes:
- the LOC109771071 gene encoding uncharacterized protein, with protein sequence MSCTKLISLTLVVLFSIGLASAGRVSRYSSSQGTGTGGGEGGGAVNGGGGGSGNGQGTAQSGGGGTHASAGGGGGGGGWSGLNGTGYGAGSGSGSSSGQMSQGSSSYGGDGGSTSAGGSGGGGGGGEAADDDDDCPADSSGFGTGGGTGSGSSEANNDGGSSYTNANASGNGGGEGGGKNGGTGGGAGSGNGYSDANP encoded by the coding sequence ATGTCTTGCACTAAGCTCATATCGCTTACCCTGGTTGTCCTGTTTAGCATTGGATTAGCCAGCGCTGGTAGGGTATCTAGATACTCTAGTTCCCAGGGAACAGGCACTGGAGGTGGAGAGGGTGGAGGAGCGGtgaacggcggcggcggaggaagtGGGAATGGCCAGGGCACTGCTCAGAGTGGAGGTGGAGGAACCCATGCAAGTGCtggaggcggcggaggcgggggTGGTTGGTCAGGGCTTAATGGTACTGGGTATGGCGCTGGGTCCGGTAGCGGCTCAAGCTCTGGCCAGATGAGCCAAGGGTCGTCATCTTATGGTGGTGATGGTGGGAGTACAAGCGCAGGTGGCTCCGGTGGCGGGGGCGGTGGTGGAGAGgcggccgacgacgacgacgactgCCCTGCTGACTCCAGTGGCTTTGGGACAGGTGGCGGCACCGGATCTGGTTCAAGCGAGGCGAACAACGACGGTGGTTCCTCCTACACAAATGCAAATGCTTCCGGTAATGGTGGCGGCGAGGGCGGTGGTAAAAATGGTGGAACCGGCGGTGGCGCAGGCAGTGGAAACGGTTACAGTGACGCAAACCCTTGA
- the LOC141020904 gene encoding uncharacterized protein yields MVSWSDQSSSSSSDGEEVTSQLPRTISCYEWSGIAHDLSSRCLHQEPCVRLVAFESVDTGRRFLACAGEKAELKCNYLEWIDPEWSEAMQFTLTELWSMYDKDIKDRLKENVELAERNFKLVGEKRKMDEDLRFFKLDFAKMVADKEDAITELGNARLALSDLKEEMEKKKLADHGCTNLHQVLRAKAEKERDQLVVERDQVLTERDQLKQEKKKLEYMIADLLKQKHGYKDKIKKLMEICDDF; encoded by the exons ATGGTTTCTTGGAGCGACCAGTCCTCGAGCTCTTCTTCGGACGGCGAAGAAGTCACTAGCCAG CTTCCTAGGACTATCTCTTGCTATGAATGGAGTGGCATTGCTCACGACCTGTCGTCTCGTTGTCTGCATCAAGAACCTTGCGTCAGGCTTGTTGCATTTGAATCTGTGGACACAGGCAGACGTTTTCTTGCGTGTGCTGGGGAGAAG GCAGAACTAAAGTGCAATTATCTCGAGTGGATAGACCCAGAGTGGTCAGAGGCTATGCAGTTCACCCTCACTGAATTGTGGAGCATGTATGACAAAGATATCAAGGACAGGCTAAAAGAAAATGTTGAGCTTGCTGAAAGAAATTTCAAACTAGTTGGAGAAAAGAGGAAGATGGATGAAGATCTTAGGTTTTTCAAACTGGACTTTGCTAAAATGGTTGCTGACAAGGAGGATGCTATCACAGAGTTGGGCAATGCTAGGTTGGCTCTAAGTGATCTCAAAGAGGAGATGGAGAAGAAGAAGCTGGCAGACCATGGTTGTACCAATCTTCATCAGGTACTTAGGGCAAAGGCAGAGAAAGAGAGGGACCAGCTAGTGGTAGAGAGAGACCAAGTTCTGACAGAGAGGGACCAACTGAAACAAGAGAAGAAAAAACTGGAGTACATGATTGCAGATCTGCTCAAACAGAAACATGGGTACAAGGACAAGATCAAGAAGTTGATGGAGATATGTGATGATTTTTAA